The following proteins come from a genomic window of Thermoproteus sp.:
- a CDS encoding FAD-binding oxidoreductase, translating to MKVVVVGAGIIGMATAYHIKNIAPHVDITVVDMMMGAGMGDTGRSAAAFRTIFTSRLNRLLAKTTIDFYRDVQRKGWSLSMRFVGYLFLADAAGVASLKPVVNELKAMGLSIDFVEPPKWSRAHVSDDEEAREMGLQDIEAGVLIRDAGILDPEKVLRYYESRFLKLGGKIAYGVKMISLLAKPKKPLGIPGEPFAWQDYEVRGISTTSGDIEADAVVLATGAWTGDLAASLGYGLPLRPRKRQVFVVRAEGDLRAILYDDSLTGEGSMPFVILPRGVYIRPEPDEGNFWIGLADRRPYGFEEAGVEEGLWRYGIYPLLSKYVPAFEGRTPHNAWYGYYDENVVDEVAVVDKLADGLYVAAGTSGSGIMKADAIARIAAALVLGEDKAELFGGVEVPTNVLAKNRCLEPERLVL from the coding sequence ATGAAGGTAGTCGTCGTCGGCGCTGGCATTATCGGCATGGCGACCGCATACCACATTAAAAACATTGCGCCCCATGTGGACATAACTGTCGTCGACATGATGATGGGCGCTGGGATGGGCGATACTGGTAGATCTGCGGCGGCCTTTAGGACTATATTCACGTCTAGGCTCAATAGGCTTTTGGCGAAAACCACTATAGATTTCTATAGGGACGTCCAAAGAAAGGGGTGGAGTCTCTCTATGAGGTTCGTGGGGTATCTATTCCTCGCCGATGCGGCCGGGGTGGCTAGCCTCAAGCCGGTAGTCAATGAGCTCAAAGCTATGGGGCTCTCCATAGACTTCGTGGAGCCGCCTAAGTGGTCAAGAGCCCACGTGTCCGACGACGAGGAGGCCCGCGAGATGGGTCTTCAAGACATAGAGGCGGGCGTTCTGATTAGAGACGCTGGGATATTAGACCCAGAAAAGGTCTTGCGTTATTACGAGAGCCGATTCTTAAAGTTAGGGGGCAAGATCGCATATGGAGTTAAGATGATAAGTCTCTTGGCCAAGCCGAAAAAGCCGCTGGGGATTCCCGGAGAGCCCTTCGCCTGGCAGGACTACGAGGTGCGGGGAATATCGACCACCTCGGGCGACATAGAGGCCGACGCTGTGGTGTTGGCCACAGGGGCTTGGACCGGCGACCTAGCAGCCTCTTTGGGATATGGGCTCCCCTTAAGGCCTAGGAAGAGGCAAGTTTTCGTGGTTAGAGCCGAAGGCGACTTGAGGGCTATACTCTACGACGACTCTCTTACAGGCGAGGGCTCTATGCCCTTCGTGATACTGCCCAGAGGCGTCTACATAAGGCCGGAGCCGGACGAAGGCAACTTCTGGATTGGCCTCGCCGATAGGAGGCCCTACGGCTTCGAGGAGGCCGGCGTGGAGGAGGGCCTATGGCGCTACGGCATATATCCGCTACTAAGTAAATATGTGCCGGCTTTTGAGGGCAGGACCCCCCACAACGCTTGGTATGGATATTACGACGAAAATGTAGTAGATGAGGTTGCAGTAGTGGACAAACTGGCAGATGGGCTTTACGTGGCGGCTGGCACTAGCGGAAGCGGGATCATGAAGGCTGACGCAATAGCTAGAATAGCCGCGGCGCTTGTCCTAGGGGAGGATAAGGCCGAGCTATTCGGTGGGGTCGAGGTGCCGACAAATGTTCTGGCTAAAAATAGGTGTTTAGAGCCGGAGCGCTTGGTCCTATGA
- a CDS encoding alanyl-tRNA editing protein, with product MRTKLLYQEDSYIKEFEAVVLDVIGQKVVLDKTAFHNGEGGVQADTGYLEASGARYRAKAGREGDEVVHIIEGQHSLKSGDVVRGILDWEPRYRKMRLHTAAHMLSAVLYKRYNALITGGDITPEYARDDFNIEGDMAAVRKAFEEAVAEVNELAARGIEVKVYWLPREEALKIPGITKLAERAPPNLPMLRIVEIPGVDIQADGGPHVKNTAEIGTVKILKIENRGKGKKRIYYTIS from the coding sequence ATGCGCACAAAACTCCTATATCAAGAAGACAGCTACATAAAAGAGTTCGAGGCCGTTGTCCTAGATGTAATAGGCCAGAAGGTCGTTTTAGACAAAACTGCGTTTCATAACGGCGAGGGAGGCGTACAGGCGGATACAGGCTATCTTGAGGCTTCAGGCGCGAGATATAGGGCTAAGGCCGGCAGAGAGGGAGACGAGGTGGTCCATATAATAGAGGGGCAACACTCCTTGAAATCTGGCGATGTGGTGAGGGGTATTCTCGACTGGGAGCCCAGATACAGAAAGATGAGGCTCCACACGGCCGCCCACATGCTTTCGGCTGTCCTCTACAAGAGGTATAACGCACTCATAACTGGCGGCGACATAACGCCGGAGTACGCCAGAGATGACTTCAATATAGAGGGCGATATGGCCGCCGTCAGAAAGGCCTTCGAGGAGGCTGTGGCCGAAGTCAACGAGCTGGCCGCCAGAGGCATCGAGGTCAAAGTCTATTGGCTACCCAGAGAGGAGGCCCTTAAGATACCCGGCATAACGAAGCTGGCCGAGAGGGCCCCGCCCAACCTCCCCATGTTGAGAATAGTCGAAATACCTGGAGTCGACATACAGGCTGATGGAGGGCCCCACGTTAAAAACACGGCTGAAATAGGGACCGTAAAGATACTCAAGATAGAGAATAGAGGCAAGGGGAAGAAGCGAATATACTACACGATCTCATAG
- the ilvA gene encoding threonine ammonia-lyase: MREPPIDEATAVIKEQQRRGTIHRTPLLRSESLSRIQNGEVYLKLEALQKTGSFKIRGAYYAMYKYIQEGYRRFITASAGNHAQGVAYAAQLHGVRATVVMPSTTPWLKVKKTMDYGADVILHGESYYEAEKKALELVTQDVKFLHAYNDLYVIAGQGTIGVEILEDLGSVDAVVVPIGGGGLISGIAYVLKTARPDVKVYGVQSSGAPSVYLSLREGKIITLDKVDTIADGIAVKRPGEITMAFIEKYVDDVVLVDDNEITDAIYLLAERARVIAEGAGAASVAALMSGKLNLNGKKVVAVVSGGNIDATTLVRVLNKAMARQKRIVKFVGEVPDRPGMLAAAASVLARYNVNVIDVYHERYDPHQRPNYVELVFVTEVPGNLDLSAVLRELEGQGFKFRVA, from the coding sequence ATGAGGGAGCCGCCGATAGACGAAGCGACAGCCGTAATTAAAGAACAACAGAGGCGCGGGACCATCCATAGGACCCCCCTCCTTAGGTCCGAATCGCTATCTAGAATACAAAACGGCGAGGTTTATTTAAAGCTGGAGGCGCTCCAAAAGACCGGCTCCTTTAAGATAAGAGGCGCCTACTATGCGATGTATAAATACATACAGGAGGGCTATAGGAGGTTCATAACGGCGTCTGCTGGAAACCACGCCCAAGGGGTCGCCTATGCCGCCCAACTACACGGCGTGAGGGCGACAGTGGTGATGCCGTCGACGACGCCGTGGCTAAAAGTCAAGAAGACTATGGACTACGGAGCGGACGTGATTCTCCACGGCGAGAGCTACTACGAGGCCGAGAAGAAGGCGTTGGAGTTAGTCACGCAAGACGTAAAGTTCCTACACGCCTACAACGACCTATACGTCATAGCGGGCCAGGGCACTATAGGCGTCGAGATACTAGAAGATTTGGGTTCGGTGGACGCGGTGGTAGTCCCTATAGGCGGCGGAGGCTTGATTTCAGGTATAGCATATGTGTTGAAGACCGCCAGGCCCGATGTGAAGGTCTATGGAGTCCAATCGTCGGGGGCCCCCTCGGTATATCTGTCGTTGAGAGAAGGCAAGATAATCACGTTGGATAAGGTGGACACCATAGCGGATGGGATCGCCGTGAAGAGACCAGGCGAGATCACCATGGCGTTTATAGAGAAGTATGTAGACGATGTAGTGCTCGTAGACGACAACGAGATAACAGACGCCATATATCTCTTGGCCGAGAGGGCGAGAGTCATCGCCGAAGGCGCCGGCGCGGCGTCTGTTGCCGCTTTGATGTCCGGCAAATTGAACCTAAACGGCAAGAAGGTCGTGGCGGTAGTGTCAGGCGGCAATATAGACGCTACGACGCTCGTAAGGGTTTTAAACAAGGCGATGGCAAGGCAGAAGAGAATAGTGAAGTTCGTCGGCGAGGTGCCCGACAGGCCCGGCATGTTGGCGGCGGCCGCCTCGGTCTTGGCGAGATATAACGTGAACGTAATAGATGTCTACCACGAGCGCTACGACCCCCACCAGAGGCCCAATTACGTCGAGCTGGTCTTCGTGACGGAAGTTCCCGGCAATTTAGACCTAAGCGCGGTATTGAGAGAACTAGAGGGTCAAGGCTTCAAGTTCAGAGTGGCTTAA
- a CDS encoding PLP-dependent aminotransferase family protein, translating to MDLSKLLAERTAYMRASEIRELLKWATADVISFGGGMPDPSTFPLEDIARISTYVLETYGNKALQYGQTEGVPELREEIAKFSASNGIKATAENVIVTVGSQEALELLGRLFLDEKSVVITENPTYIAALQSWRVYRPRLVGIPMDDRGMKTDVLEEQVRRLKAEGAKIKFVYTVPTAQNPTGVTMPDERRKHLLEIAENNDLLVVEDDPYGYFIFDNITVTRIKAMDRLGRVIYLSTASKIFSPGLRLGWVIADPELIRWFALGKQALNLNTPTLNQYLLLEGLRRGVIQRNIPRIVELYRKKRDAMLAALEAYMPKGVTWTKPSGGMFIWVRVPEKIDTREMLNTAITKYKVAYVPGHGFHINEGEGRNTMRLNFTYSTFEQIDVGIRRLADAIREFL from the coding sequence ATGGATCTGTCAAAGCTGTTGGCCGAAAGGACTGCCTACATGAGGGCAAGCGAGATTAGAGAGTTGCTCAAATGGGCAACAGCCGACGTGATATCGTTCGGCGGCGGCATGCCGGACCCCTCGACGTTCCCCCTAGAGGATATAGCGAGGATCAGCACCTATGTGTTAGAGACCTATGGCAATAAGGCCCTACAGTACGGCCAGACCGAAGGTGTGCCTGAATTAAGAGAGGAGATAGCCAAGTTCTCTGCGTCGAACGGCATAAAGGCGACGGCTGAAAATGTAATAGTCACGGTGGGGTCGCAAGAGGCCTTAGAGCTCCTCGGCAGGCTGTTCCTAGACGAGAAGTCGGTAGTGATAACCGAGAATCCAACCTACATAGCCGCGCTCCAGTCATGGCGGGTATATAGGCCGAGGCTGGTGGGCATACCCATGGACGACCGTGGGATGAAAACCGACGTGTTGGAAGAACAAGTGAGGAGGCTGAAGGCCGAGGGGGCCAAGATAAAGTTCGTCTACACGGTGCCCACGGCGCAGAACCCCACAGGGGTCACTATGCCCGACGAGAGGAGAAAGCACCTCTTAGAGATAGCTGAAAACAACGACCTGCTTGTAGTGGAGGACGACCCCTATGGCTATTTTATATTTGACAATATAACTGTAACGAGGATAAAGGCGATGGACCGCTTGGGGAGGGTTATCTACCTCTCAACTGCCTCGAAGATATTCAGCCCCGGCCTAAGGCTGGGCTGGGTGATTGCCGACCCCGAATTGATAAGATGGTTTGCCTTGGGGAAGCAAGCTCTCAACCTCAACACACCAACGTTAAACCAGTACCTACTCCTAGAGGGGTTGAGGAGAGGCGTAATACAGAGGAACATACCGAGGATAGTGGAGCTCTATAGGAAGAAACGCGACGCCATGTTGGCCGCGCTGGAGGCCTATATGCCTAAAGGCGTCACTTGGACTAAGCCCTCAGGGGGGATGTTCATATGGGTCAGAGTCCCCGAGAAGATAGATACTAGAGAGATGTTGAATACGGCCATAACCAAATACAAAGTGGCTTATGTGCCCGGCCATGGGTTCCACATAAATGAAGGTGAGGGGAGGAACACAATGCGTCTAAACTTCACCTACAGCACATTCGAGCAGATAGATGTGGGCATTAGGCGCCTTGCCGATGCCATACGCGAATTTTTATGA
- the sucD gene encoding succinate--CoA ligase subunit alpha has translation MTVLVGPNTKVIVQGITGKEGSFHAQRMLEYGTKVVGGVTPGKGGTTVAGLPVFDTVEEAVRATGANASVVFVPAKFASEAVYEAIDAGIKLIVVITEHIPIHETLRFVSYAKARGVNIIGPNCPGIVAPPVRTKLGIMPNSIYQTPGRIGVVSRSGTLTYEISYQLARAGLGINTAIGVGGDPIVGTDLVEATLLMSQDPDIDAIVVIGEVGGDAEERLSKLYADGAIKKPIVAYVAGRTAPPEKRMGHAGAIVMLGSGDANGKVKAFREAGIPVADTPMEVPQLVLKALKK, from the coding sequence ATGACGGTCCTAGTGGGCCCCAACACTAAGGTCATAGTCCAGGGGATAACGGGGAAGGAGGGGAGCTTCCACGCCCAGAGGATGTTGGAATACGGCACTAAGGTCGTCGGCGGCGTGACGCCCGGAAAGGGAGGCACGACTGTCGCCGGGCTCCCCGTGTTCGACACGGTGGAGGAGGCGGTCAGAGCCACTGGCGCCAACGCTTCTGTTGTCTTCGTGCCCGCGAAATTCGCCTCTGAGGCCGTCTACGAGGCCATAGACGCGGGGATAAAGCTCATAGTAGTAATAACCGAGCACATACCCATCCACGAGACTCTGAGGTTCGTGAGCTACGCCAAGGCCAGGGGCGTGAATATAATAGGGCCGAACTGCCCCGGCATAGTCGCGCCGCCTGTGAGGACCAAGCTGGGCATTATGCCCAACAGCATATACCAAACGCCGGGGAGGATAGGCGTCGTGAGCAGATCCGGAACTCTGACCTACGAGATATCCTACCAACTAGCCCGCGCTGGCCTCGGCATAAACACGGCGATAGGCGTAGGGGGAGACCCCATAGTGGGGACCGACTTGGTCGAAGCGACGCTTTTGATGTCGCAAGATCCCGACATAGATGCCATAGTCGTTATAGGCGAGGTCGGCGGGGACGCCGAGGAGAGACTCTCGAAGCTCTACGCAGATGGCGCAATAAAGAAGCCGATAGTGGCCTATGTCGCAGGGAGGACGGCGCCGCCTGAAAAGAGGATGGGCCATGCGGGCGCTATCGTCATGTTGGGCTCGGGCGACGCCAACGGCAAGGTAAAGGCGTTTAGGGAGGCCGGCATCCCCGTCGCCGACACGCCGATGGAAGTGCCCCAACTAGTCCTCAAGGCGTTGAAGAAATAG
- the sucC gene encoding ADP-forming succinate--CoA ligase subunit beta: protein MKLYEYEAKEILAKYGVKIPKGKLAFTPEEVRKIAEEIGKPVVLKAQVTVAGRGKAGGIKVAKSPEEAEALARQMFGMTIKGLVVKKIYVTEYQEVEREMYLSLIIDRATRRYLFLASPIGGVDIEEIARREPDKIKRVYVDPFEGLRDFHVRSIVSWLGIKPGTPQWDQASSIVKAMYRAMVELEAELVESNPLAITKSGEVVPLDARIIVDDNALYKHPDLEKAYEDDPRDVTEFERYAQKIGFNYVELDGDIGIIGNGAGLTMSTMDLVYHFGGRPANFLDIGGGASRDVVKEALKVLLRHPRVKAIFINIFGGITRADEVAAGVEAALKEAGPTNKKIIVRMKGTNEELGREMLAKLGIPLYESAEEAAQKVVEAARL, encoded by the coding sequence ATGAAGTTGTACGAATATGAGGCGAAAGAGATTTTGGCTAAATACGGCGTAAAAATACCTAAAGGCAAGCTGGCCTTCACGCCTGAGGAGGTCCGCAAGATAGCCGAAGAAATAGGGAAGCCGGTCGTCTTGAAGGCCCAGGTGACGGTGGCCGGCCGCGGCAAGGCGGGAGGCATAAAGGTCGCCAAGAGCCCCGAGGAGGCCGAGGCGTTGGCCAGGCAGATGTTCGGAATGACCATTAAGGGCCTTGTGGTGAAGAAGATATACGTGACGGAGTATCAAGAGGTGGAGAGGGAGATGTACCTAAGCCTAATAATAGATAGGGCCACAAGGAGGTACCTCTTCTTGGCCTCGCCGATAGGCGGCGTCGACATAGAGGAGATAGCTAGGAGGGAGCCCGACAAGATAAAGAGGGTCTATGTGGACCCGTTCGAGGGCCTTAGGGACTTCCACGTGAGGTCTATAGTGTCCTGGTTGGGCATAAAGCCGGGCACGCCCCAGTGGGACCAAGCCTCCAGTATAGTCAAGGCCATGTATAGAGCCATGGTGGAACTGGAGGCCGAACTGGTGGAGTCGAACCCCCTGGCCATAACCAAATCGGGCGAGGTGGTGCCGCTAGACGCGAGGATAATTGTAGACGACAACGCCCTCTATAAACATCCCGATTTAGAGAAGGCATATGAGGACGACCCGAGAGATGTAACCGAATTTGAGCGCTATGCGCAAAAGATAGGCTTCAACTATGTGGAGCTAGACGGCGATATAGGCATTATAGGCAACGGCGCCGGCCTCACTATGTCCACTATGGACCTCGTGTATCATTTCGGCGGAAGGCCCGCCAACTTCCTGGACATAGGAGGCGGGGCCTCCCGCGATGTGGTTAAAGAGGCGTTGAAGGTACTCCTGAGACATCCTAGAGTCAAGGCAATATTCATAAACATATTCGGCGGAATAACACGCGCAGATGAAGTCGCCGCCGGAGTCGAGGCCGCCTTGAAGGAAGCGGGCCCCACTAACAAGAAGATCATCGTTAGGATGAAGGGCACCAACGAGGAGCTGGGCAGAGAGATGTTAGCCAAATTGGGCATACCTCTATATGAAAGTGCCGAAGAGGCCGCACAAAAAGTGGTAGAGGCGGCGAGGCTATGA
- a CDS encoding Nramp family divalent metal transporter encodes MDLIGPATVVSVAYIDPGNFGANIAAGAEYGLDLLWVVWLSGLLAIMYQYISGILGIETKRGILDHIKVRLKPLWPLYVPALFAVALATDLAEFVGLIIAFRLLTGLPLYLDVILGSIDIFLLLIIGDRGRAYFAAIGALASIVGFSFLMELILVKPNLAELAYRSVVPALRPGEALYAASIIGATVMPHALVLHSHIVEGLDRRTHKFQTLYNLGVASAVNAAMQIVAAYALYGAANVQLSLVPKVLEPLYGPLAGYAFSIALLSSGLASSAVSVQTGALMMERIFERNIAKYRARALLRAINIIPTAIVLLEGLNPLYLLVYTQVVLSLVLPAVLVPLVKFASPYLDKRIVAVAYAASIFIIFINFLSFI; translated from the coding sequence GTGGACTTAATAGGGCCTGCAACTGTGGTCAGCGTAGCGTATATAGATCCGGGCAACTTCGGCGCCAACATAGCGGCTGGCGCAGAATACGGCTTGGATCTATTGTGGGTCGTCTGGCTGTCGGGCCTTCTGGCTATTATGTATCAATACATATCTGGCATCTTGGGCATAGAGACCAAGAGGGGGATTTTAGACCACATAAAGGTCCGCCTGAAGCCCCTATGGCCGCTCTACGTGCCGGCCCTCTTCGCAGTGGCGCTCGCCACCGATTTGGCCGAATTTGTGGGGCTCATTATAGCGTTTAGGCTCCTAACCGGACTGCCGTTATATCTCGATGTGATTCTCGGCTCTATCGACATATTTCTGTTGTTGATAATAGGGGATAGAGGGAGGGCCTATTTCGCCGCAATTGGCGCTCTCGCCTCTATAGTCGGCTTCAGCTTCCTGATGGAGTTGATATTGGTCAAGCCTAATTTGGCCGAACTAGCCTACCGTTCTGTCGTGCCGGCGTTAAGGCCCGGCGAGGCGTTATACGCAGCGTCCATAATAGGCGCGACCGTTATGCCCCACGCCTTGGTGCTCCACTCCCATATAGTTGAGGGCTTAGACAGACGCACGCATAAATTCCAGACCCTTTACAACCTCGGCGTGGCCTCGGCGGTCAACGCCGCGATGCAGATAGTGGCGGCCTATGCTCTATACGGCGCCGCCAATGTGCAACTCTCGTTGGTGCCCAAGGTGCTAGAGCCGCTTTACGGCCCCCTCGCCGGATATGCTTTCTCTATAGCTCTACTCTCGTCGGGACTTGCCTCTTCCGCCGTCTCCGTGCAGACAGGCGCCTTGATGATGGAAAGAATATTTGAACGGAACATCGCAAAGTATAGAGCTAGGGCGCTCCTCAGAGCCATAAACATAATACCTACGGCAATTGTGCTACTCGAGGGGCTCAACCCGCTCTACCTGTTGGTCTACACGCAAGTGGTGTTGAGCCTAGTGTTACCCGCCGTCTTGGTGCCTCTAGTCAAATTCGCCTCTCCGTACCTAGATAAAAGAATCGTCGCCGTCGCCTATGCGGCCAGCATTTTCATTATATTCATAAACTTCTTGTCGTTTATTTGA
- a CDS encoding metal-dependent transcriptional regulator, producing the protein MDISSMRRGHEVKDVRPEHYLEAIYVLSKNGKVTLSALAGALGVKPSSAQKMLRRLEAQGYVVYRGRGGVEMTERGLALVSSLDRAHRVLAEFFKLIGVEEEVAETEAEKLEHLVDFRVIERIAEVVEVLKKLKELSCRA; encoded by the coding sequence ATGGACATATCATCGATGAGAAGGGGCCACGAGGTAAAAGACGTAAGGCCTGAGCACTACCTAGAGGCCATATACGTGCTGTCTAAAAACGGGAAGGTCACCTTAAGCGCTCTGGCCGGCGCTCTGGGCGTCAAGCCCAGTTCGGCCCAGAAGATGTTGAGGAGGCTTGAGGCGCAGGGATATGTGGTATATAGAGGCAGAGGCGGCGTGGAGATGACAGAACGCGGCCTCGCGCTTGTGAGTTCACTCGATAGGGCCCATAGAGTCCTCGCCGAGTTCTTTAAGCTCATAGGCGTCGAGGAGGAGGTCGCCGAGACTGAGGCAGAGAAGTTGGAACACCTAGTGGACTTTAGAGTTATCGAGAGGATCGCCGAGGTGGTCGAAGTCCTTAAGAAGCTGAAGGAGCTGTCATGTCGCGCCTAG
- a CDS encoding CPBP family intramembrane glutamic endopeptidase, translated as MSRLVDLAIFVSSIAALVVKPPFGYLLALAISSPLLRRLKWLDRRRAYLYLALLAYAIAFAVDLAVGPRRQQVDIITADVLAPVVEEIVFRGIAFKILPTWGAIVISTVAFALLHPYPPLALLYAVALTLAYMGGGLAASTALHAVNNAIWTAIYLAPTR; from the coding sequence ATGTCGCGCCTAGTGGACCTCGCTATTTTTGTCTCCTCTATAGCCGCCCTGGTGGTCAAACCGCCTTTTGGATATCTCCTTGCCCTCGCCATATCGTCGCCCCTCTTGAGGAGGTTGAAGTGGCTCGACCGAAGGCGGGCCTATTTGTACCTAGCCCTATTGGCCTACGCCATAGCTTTCGCTGTAGACTTGGCGGTGGGGCCTAGACGCCAACAGGTCGACATAATAACGGCCGACGTCCTGGCGCCAGTAGTGGAGGAGATAGTCTTCAGAGGCATCGCGTTTAAAATACTGCCGACTTGGGGCGCCATCGTGATCTCCACTGTGGCGTTCGCTCTACTGCATCCATATCCGCCTCTGGCCCTGCTGTACGCCGTGGCGCTGACCCTAGCCTATATGGGCGGAGGGCTCGCCGCCTCTACGGCCCTCCACGCCGTCAACAACGCCATATGGACCGCCATCTATCTGGCGCCTACGCGTTAG
- a CDS encoding class I SAM-dependent methyltransferase, with the protein MSTKEIFDAFAEKYDGWYIRHRELYVSELKAASSFNCRGGLEIGIGTGRFAGPLGLRAGVDPSTAMLKLARGDLDLVAGVGERLPFREKAFPCALIVVTLCFADNPLDLMREAARVAERVVVCIVPRDSPWGVKYRREASAGHPFYSRARFYTVAEAVGFGEAAGLDLVSISATLKDLDEREQPVAAPDLREAEGYGFVCIELTRRRQIDGGPYGVVDGVEGRRGGEPSAHIG; encoded by the coding sequence ATGAGCACGAAGGAGATCTTCGACGCATTTGCCGAGAAGTACGACGGATGGTACATAAGACATAGAGAGCTGTATGTAAGCGAATTGAAGGCGGCCTCTTCCTTTAACTGTAGGGGCGGCCTCGAAATAGGAATAGGCACAGGTAGGTTCGCCGGGCCATTAGGGTTGAGGGCCGGCGTCGACCCTTCGACGGCTATGTTGAAGTTAGCAAGAGGCGATCTGGACTTAGTGGCTGGTGTCGGCGAGAGGCTTCCGTTTAGAGAAAAAGCCTTCCCCTGTGCGCTAATTGTAGTTACGTTGTGTTTCGCCGACAACCCGCTAGACCTGATGAGAGAGGCCGCTAGAGTTGCCGAAAGGGTCGTCGTGTGTATAGTACCCAGGGACTCGCCTTGGGGCGTGAAGTATAGACGAGAGGCGTCGGCGGGCCACCCCTTTTACTCCAGAGCGCGGTTCTACACTGTTGCTGAAGCCGTCGGCTTCGGCGAGGCGGCAGGTCTAGATCTCGTCTCGATCTCGGCGACCTTGAAGGACTTAGACGAGAGGGAGCAACCGGTGGCCGCGCCGGACTTAAGGGAGGCTGAAGGCTATGGCTTTGTGTGTATCGAGCTAACGCGTAGGCGCCAGATAGATGGCGGTCCATATGGCGTTGTTGACGGCGTGGAGGGCCGTAGAGGCGGCGAGCCCTCCGCCCATATAGGCTAG
- a CDS encoding phosphate-starvation-inducible PsiE family protein: protein MDYVKWLRIVEVTLYGIALAITVILACYSFYLVAIGVINLASSMSESSIYYLLGNLFLFIIFIELIDTFITYIQHKEVIVYKIIDIALVALARELLVYMSPVNSNFDLVHASTLVASVFVVGFVDYLQHRRERA, encoded by the coding sequence ATGGACTACGTCAAATGGTTGAGGATAGTAGAAGTGACCCTCTACGGAATAGCGCTCGCAATTACGGTGATATTGGCATGTTACTCTTTCTATTTGGTGGCTATAGGCGTGATAAATCTAGCCTCATCTATGTCTGAATCTAGTATTTATTATTTATTGGGTAATTTATTTCTTTTTATAATATTTATTGAATTAATAGACACATTTATTACATATATACAACATAAAGAAGTTATTGTATATAAGATAATAGATATAGCTCTAGTGGCTTTAGCCAGAGAGCTGTTGGTCTACATGTCCCCCGTCAATTCCAACTTTGATCTGGTCCACGCATCGACGCTAGTGGCGAGCGTATTCGTGGTGGGCTTCGTTGACTACCTCCAACATAGGAGAGAACGTGCGTAA
- a CDS encoding 30S ribosomal protein S24e, whose product MDLKLEQIRENKLLGRREVVAVIMHQGASTPTRQQVREAVAAQLGVEPNLVYVRKIITEFGLGASRAEVHVYNSEAAAKAVEPLYIIARNLPDGKKLLEEAKKKKAEIREKKRRKKKGAAKK is encoded by the coding sequence GTGGACCTCAAGTTGGAACAAATAAGGGAGAACAAGCTGTTGGGCAGGAGGGAGGTCGTCGCGGTGATAATGCATCAAGGGGCGTCCACCCCGACACGGCAACAGGTACGAGAGGCCGTTGCGGCCCAATTAGGCGTCGAGCCCAATTTGGTCTACGTGAGGAAGATAATCACCGAATTCGGGCTGGGGGCCTCCAGGGCTGAAGTCCACGTCTATAACTCGGAGGCCGCCGCCAAGGCGGTCGAGCCGCTCTACATAATTGCGAGAAATCTGCCGGACGGCAAGAAGCTTCTAGAGGAGGCCAAGAAGAAAAAGGCCGAAATTAGGGAGAAGAAGAGGAGGAAGAAGAAGGGCGCCGCGAAGAAATGA
- a CDS encoding 30S ribosomal protein S27ae has product MSEAKKLPRAATWYQYDYEKGTIKFLRRLCPRCGSVMAYHKAPTPRWHCGKCGMTIFEGRK; this is encoded by the coding sequence ATGAGCGAGGCCAAGAAGCTCCCCAGGGCCGCCACTTGGTACCAGTACGACTACGAGAAGGGCACCATAAAGTTCCTCAGGAGGCTATGTCCCCGTTGTGGGTCCGTGATGGCCTACCACAAAGCCCCGACGCCTAGATGGCATTGCGGCAAGTGCGGAATGACCATATTTGAGGGGAGGAAGTAG